The stretch of DNA GCGATCGCCCAGTGTCCGTTCACCGACGGGTTCGCATCGCTGCGCGCGATTGAGCCGCGGACCGTAGCGAAGATCTCGGCCCGCGCGGTGCGCGACGTCGCCCGACGTCTGCGGAGACGCCCGCCCGTGATGATCGCGACGTCCGGCCCGGTCGGGTCGACGGCGCTGATGACCGCGCCCGATGCGATGGACGGCTATCTCGCACTGACTCCCGGCGCTCCGACGTTCTCGAATCAGGTCGCCGCCCGCATCGGTCTGGCCATCGGCCTGCACTTTCCCGGCCGGTCGGCGGCGAAAGTCACCGTCCCGATCCTGTACTGCGTGTGCGACCGAGATTCGGTCGCACCCGCGCCCGCGACCCTCCGCCACGTCGCGAAATCGCCGCGCGGTGAGATCCGCCGTTACGACGAGGGCCACTTCGACATCTACGTCGACGAGGCGTTCGAGCAGGTCGTCACCGATCAGCTCGACTTCCTACGACGGCACGTCCCGGTCGCCGGCTGACCTGTCACGCCCAGTACGGCTCGTACTCGGAATCGGGTTCGTCGTCGAATCGGGCCCGTGGCATCTCCGCCGAACGCGTCTCGGCGGGGAGCGCGAGCAGCCTCTCCCGCGCCTGCTCCG from Gordonia humi encodes:
- a CDS encoding alpha/beta hydrolase, producing MSIDETSGPWTRLDVSFTSDGDTCAAWLYLPPADGPVPVIVMAHGLGAVREMRLDAFAERFTAAGYACLVFDYRHFGASGGQPRQLLDIGRQLVDWRAAVAYARTRPELDPDRVVVWGTSFSGGHAIVTAAADDRLAAAIAQCPFTDGFASLRAIEPRTVAKISARAVRDVARRLRRRPPVMIATSGPVGSTALMTAPDAMDGYLALTPGAPTFSNQVAARIGLAIGLHFPGRSAAKVTVPILYCVCDRDSVAPAPATLRHVAKSPRGEIRRYDEGHFDIYVDEAFEQVVTDQLDFLRRHVPVAG